One stretch of Columba livia isolate bColLiv1 breed racing homer chromosome 29, bColLiv1.pat.W.v2, whole genome shotgun sequence DNA includes these proteins:
- the DDX23 gene encoding probable ATP-dependent RNA helicase DDX23 isoform X2, which produces MAGELADKKDRDTSPTKEERKRSRSPDRDRDRDRERDRDRKSPAKDRKRHRSRDRRRGSRSRSRSRSKSTERDRRHKERDRDRNKKDRDRDKDGHRRDKDRKRSSLSPSRGKDSKSRKERDSRKVEEEEENALKKEKVQPLSLEELLAKKKAEEEAEAKPKFLSKAEREAEALRRRQQEVEERQRLLEEERKKRKQFQEMGRKMLDPQERERRERRERMERETNGTEDEEGRQKIREEKDKSKELHAIKERYLGGVKKRRRTRHLNDRKFVFEWDASEDTSIDYNPLYKERHQVQLLGRGFIAGIDLKQQKREQSRFYGDLMEKRRTLEEKEQEEARLRKLRKKEAKQRWDDRHWSQKKLDEMTDRDWRIFREDYSITTKGGKIPNPIRSWKDSSLPPHILEVIDKCGYKEPTPIQRQAIPIGLQNRDIIGVAETGSGKTAAFLIPLLVWITTLPKIDRIEESDQGPYAIILAPTRELAQQIEEETIKFGKPLGIRTVAVIGGISREDQGFRLRMGCEIVIATPGRLIDVLENRYLVLSRCTYVVLDEADRMIDMGFEPDVQKILEHMPVTNQKPDTDEAEDPEKMLANFESGKHKYRQTVMFTATMPPAVERLARSYLRRPAVVYIGSAGKPHERVEQKVFLMSESEKRKKLLAILEQGFDPPIIIFVNQKKGCDVLAKSLEKMGYNACTLHGGKGQEQREFALSNLKAGAKDILVATDVAGRGIDIHDVSMVVNYDMAKNIEDYIHRIGRTGRAGKSGVAITFLTKEDSTVFYDLKQAILESPVSSCPPELANHPDAQHKPGTILTKKRREETIFA; this is translated from the exons CCGGTCGCGGTCTCGCTCCCGGTCCAAGTCAACAGAGAG GGATCGCCGGCACAAGGAGCGTGACCGGGACCGCAACAAGAAGGACCGTGACCGGGACAAGGATGGGCACCGACGGGACAAGGACAGGAAGCGGTCCAG cTTATCCCCGAGCAGGGGAAAGGACTCCAAGTCCCGGAAGGAACGGGACTCACGGaaagtggaggaggaggaggagaacgccctgaagaaggagaag GTGCAGCCCCTGTCcttggaggagctgctggccaAGAAGAAGGCTGAGGAGGAGGCGGAAGCCAAG cccaaGTTCCTGTCCAAGGCGGAGCGGGAGGCCGAGGCgctgcggcggcggcagcaggaggtggaggagcggcagcggctgctggaggaggagaggaagaagaggaagcagTTCCAGGAGATGGGAAGGAAGATGCTGG ACCCCCAGGAGCGCGAGCGCAGGGAGCGCCGCGAGCGCATGGAGCGGGAGACCAACGGCACGGAGGATGAGGAGGGCAGGCAGAAGATCCGAGAGGAGAAGGACAAGAGCAAAGAGCTCCACGCCATCAAG GAGCGTTACCTGGGAGGGGTGAAGAAACGGAGACGTACGCGGCACCTGAACGATCGCAAGTTCGTCTTCGAGTGGGACGCGTCAGAAGATACCTCCATCGACTACAACCCCCT GTACAAAGAGCGGCACCAAGTGCAGCTGCTGGGCCGGGGCTTCATCGCTGGGATTGACCTGAAGCAGCAGAAACGAGAACAGTCGCGTTTCTACGGGGACCTGATGGAGAAGAGACGGACgctggaggagaaggagcaggagga GGCCCGGCTGCGGAAGCTGCGGAAGAAGGAGGCCAAGCAGCGCTGGGATGACCGGCACTGGTCCCAGAAGAAGCTGGATGAGATGACAGACAGGGACTGGCGCATCTTCCGTGAGGATTACAGCATCACCACCAAGGGGGGCAAGATCCCCAACCCCATCCGCTCCTGGAAGGACTCATCCCTGCCCCCCCACATCCTGGAGGTCATTGACAAGTGCGGCTACAAG GAGCCCACCCCCATCCAGCGCCAGGCCATCCCCATCGGCCTGCAGAACCGTGACATCATCGGCGTGGCCGAGACCGGCAGCGGCAAGACGGCAGCGTTCCTGATCCCGCTGCTGGTGTGGATCACCACGCTGCCCAAAATCGACCG GATTGAGGAGTCGGACCAGGGTCCCTACGCCATCATCTTGGCCCCCACCCGAGAGCTGGCCCAGCAGATTGAGGAGGAAACCATCAAATTTGGGAAACCTCTGGGCATCCGCACAGTGGCCGTGATCGGAGGCATCTCCCGCGAGGACCAAGGCTTCCGCCTCCGCATGGGCTGCGAG ATCGTCATCGCCACACCGGGGCGTCTCATCGACGTGCTGGAGAACCGGTACCTGGTGCTGAGCCGCTGCACCTACGTGGTGCTGGACGAGGCGGATCGAATGATTGACATGGGCTTCGAGCCCGACGTGCAGAAAATCCTGGAGCACATGCCTGTCACCAACCAAAAACCCGACACGGACGAGGCCGAGGACCCGGAGAAGATGTTGGCCAACTTTGAGTCGGGAAAACACAAGTACAGACAG ACTGTCATGTTCACGGCCACCATGCCGCCGGCGGTGGAGCGCCTGGCCCGCAGCTACCTCCGGCGTCCCGCCGTGGTTTACATCGGCTCCGCCGGCAAACCGCACGAGAGGGTGGAGCAGAAGGTCTTCCTGATGTCGGAGTCGGAGAAGAG GAAGAAGCTGTTGGCCATCCTGGAACAGGGCTTCGACCCCCCCATCATCATCTTCGTCAACCAGAAGAAGGGCTGCGACGTGCTGGCAAAATCCCTGGAGAAGATGGGG TATAACGCCTGCACCCTGCACGGCGGCAAAGGCCAGGAGCAGCGGGAGTTCGCGCTCTCCAACCTGAAGGCCGGGGCCAAGGACATCCTGGTGGCCACGGACGTGGCCGGTCGCGGGATCGACATCCACGACGTCTCCATGGTCGTCAACTACGACATGGCCAAGAACATCGAGG ATTACATCCACCGCATCGGGCGGACGGGCCGAGCGGGGAAGAGCGGAGTCGCCATCACCTTCCTCACCAAGGAGGATTCCACCGTGTTCTACGACCTGAAGCAGGCGATCCTGGAGAGCCCCGTGTCCTCCTGCCCGCCCGAGCTGGCCAACCACCCCGATGCGCAGCACAAACCCGGCACCATCCTCACCAAGAAGCGGCGGGAGGAAACCATCTTCGCCTGA
- the DDX23 gene encoding probable ATP-dependent RNA helicase DDX23 isoform X1, with protein MAGELADKKDRDTSPTKEERKRSRSPDRDRDRDRERDRDRKSPAKDRKRHRSRDRRRGSRSRSRSRSKSTERDRRHKERDRDRNKKDRDRDKDGHRRDKDRKRSSLSPSRGKDSKSRKERDSRKVEEEEENALKKEKVQPLSLEELLAKKKAEEEAEAKPKFLSKAEREAEALRRRQQEVEERQRLLEEERKKRKQFQEMGRKMLEDPQERERRERRERMERETNGTEDEEGRQKIREEKDKSKELHAIKERYLGGVKKRRRTRHLNDRKFVFEWDASEDTSIDYNPLYKERHQVQLLGRGFIAGIDLKQQKREQSRFYGDLMEKRRTLEEKEQEEARLRKLRKKEAKQRWDDRHWSQKKLDEMTDRDWRIFREDYSITTKGGKIPNPIRSWKDSSLPPHILEVIDKCGYKEPTPIQRQAIPIGLQNRDIIGVAETGSGKTAAFLIPLLVWITTLPKIDRIEESDQGPYAIILAPTRELAQQIEEETIKFGKPLGIRTVAVIGGISREDQGFRLRMGCEIVIATPGRLIDVLENRYLVLSRCTYVVLDEADRMIDMGFEPDVQKILEHMPVTNQKPDTDEAEDPEKMLANFESGKHKYRQTVMFTATMPPAVERLARSYLRRPAVVYIGSAGKPHERVEQKVFLMSESEKRKKLLAILEQGFDPPIIIFVNQKKGCDVLAKSLEKMGYNACTLHGGKGQEQREFALSNLKAGAKDILVATDVAGRGIDIHDVSMVVNYDMAKNIEDYIHRIGRTGRAGKSGVAITFLTKEDSTVFYDLKQAILESPVSSCPPELANHPDAQHKPGTILTKKRREETIFA; from the exons CCGGTCGCGGTCTCGCTCCCGGTCCAAGTCAACAGAGAG GGATCGCCGGCACAAGGAGCGTGACCGGGACCGCAACAAGAAGGACCGTGACCGGGACAAGGATGGGCACCGACGGGACAAGGACAGGAAGCGGTCCAG cTTATCCCCGAGCAGGGGAAAGGACTCCAAGTCCCGGAAGGAACGGGACTCACGGaaagtggaggaggaggaggagaacgccctgaagaaggagaag GTGCAGCCCCTGTCcttggaggagctgctggccaAGAAGAAGGCTGAGGAGGAGGCGGAAGCCAAG cccaaGTTCCTGTCCAAGGCGGAGCGGGAGGCCGAGGCgctgcggcggcggcagcaggaggtggaggagcggcagcggctgctggaggaggagaggaagaagaggaagcagTTCCAGGAGATGGGAAGGAAGATGCTGG aAGACCCCCAGGAGCGCGAGCGCAGGGAGCGCCGCGAGCGCATGGAGCGGGAGACCAACGGCACGGAGGATGAGGAGGGCAGGCAGAAGATCCGAGAGGAGAAGGACAAGAGCAAAGAGCTCCACGCCATCAAG GAGCGTTACCTGGGAGGGGTGAAGAAACGGAGACGTACGCGGCACCTGAACGATCGCAAGTTCGTCTTCGAGTGGGACGCGTCAGAAGATACCTCCATCGACTACAACCCCCT GTACAAAGAGCGGCACCAAGTGCAGCTGCTGGGCCGGGGCTTCATCGCTGGGATTGACCTGAAGCAGCAGAAACGAGAACAGTCGCGTTTCTACGGGGACCTGATGGAGAAGAGACGGACgctggaggagaaggagcaggagga GGCCCGGCTGCGGAAGCTGCGGAAGAAGGAGGCCAAGCAGCGCTGGGATGACCGGCACTGGTCCCAGAAGAAGCTGGATGAGATGACAGACAGGGACTGGCGCATCTTCCGTGAGGATTACAGCATCACCACCAAGGGGGGCAAGATCCCCAACCCCATCCGCTCCTGGAAGGACTCATCCCTGCCCCCCCACATCCTGGAGGTCATTGACAAGTGCGGCTACAAG GAGCCCACCCCCATCCAGCGCCAGGCCATCCCCATCGGCCTGCAGAACCGTGACATCATCGGCGTGGCCGAGACCGGCAGCGGCAAGACGGCAGCGTTCCTGATCCCGCTGCTGGTGTGGATCACCACGCTGCCCAAAATCGACCG GATTGAGGAGTCGGACCAGGGTCCCTACGCCATCATCTTGGCCCCCACCCGAGAGCTGGCCCAGCAGATTGAGGAGGAAACCATCAAATTTGGGAAACCTCTGGGCATCCGCACAGTGGCCGTGATCGGAGGCATCTCCCGCGAGGACCAAGGCTTCCGCCTCCGCATGGGCTGCGAG ATCGTCATCGCCACACCGGGGCGTCTCATCGACGTGCTGGAGAACCGGTACCTGGTGCTGAGCCGCTGCACCTACGTGGTGCTGGACGAGGCGGATCGAATGATTGACATGGGCTTCGAGCCCGACGTGCAGAAAATCCTGGAGCACATGCCTGTCACCAACCAAAAACCCGACACGGACGAGGCCGAGGACCCGGAGAAGATGTTGGCCAACTTTGAGTCGGGAAAACACAAGTACAGACAG ACTGTCATGTTCACGGCCACCATGCCGCCGGCGGTGGAGCGCCTGGCCCGCAGCTACCTCCGGCGTCCCGCCGTGGTTTACATCGGCTCCGCCGGCAAACCGCACGAGAGGGTGGAGCAGAAGGTCTTCCTGATGTCGGAGTCGGAGAAGAG GAAGAAGCTGTTGGCCATCCTGGAACAGGGCTTCGACCCCCCCATCATCATCTTCGTCAACCAGAAGAAGGGCTGCGACGTGCTGGCAAAATCCCTGGAGAAGATGGGG TATAACGCCTGCACCCTGCACGGCGGCAAAGGCCAGGAGCAGCGGGAGTTCGCGCTCTCCAACCTGAAGGCCGGGGCCAAGGACATCCTGGTGGCCACGGACGTGGCCGGTCGCGGGATCGACATCCACGACGTCTCCATGGTCGTCAACTACGACATGGCCAAGAACATCGAGG ATTACATCCACCGCATCGGGCGGACGGGCCGAGCGGGGAAGAGCGGAGTCGCCATCACCTTCCTCACCAAGGAGGATTCCACCGTGTTCTACGACCTGAAGCAGGCGATCCTGGAGAGCCCCGTGTCCTCCTGCCCGCCCGAGCTGGCCAACCACCCCGATGCGCAGCACAAACCCGGCACCATCCTCACCAAGAAGCGGCGGGAGGAAACCATCTTCGCCTGA